From the Colletotrichum lupini chromosome 1, complete sequence genome, the window GGTATCACCCACATTCGCCTGGCTGAAGCCGGCTACGAAGCCTGGTGCGGCGCTCGCGTCACTCGCGAGGTCCTTCTCGAGAAGATACGCCGCGACACCCTTGTTGTCGCCCGCTACGTGCGTGCTATTCTGCAAGATCGACGTGCCGTGGGTTGGGTACCAGGTGAGGACGCCCATGTTCTTGCCATCAGAGGCGCGCTGGAAGCGGAGGAGGGTCAGTGTCGTGTCAGTGGTGGCGCTGTACTTGACCCTCTCTGCCGCGGGGTTGTTGAGGTAGGCATATAAGCTGCGGTTAATGGCGCCGTCAGTGACTTCGGTGGTTCCGACGTCGAGGTATCCCTAGGAATGTTAGTCAATTGGCGAGTCTCTCGAAGATGACCAGCGTACCTCTTGTAGAGACTCGTGTGCCCTCTTGATGGAGAGAACTGCACCGTCAACAATAGCCTGGTAGCTCTGCTTGTCAAAACCTAAGCTAGTGACCTGCGGCAGGAGGTAGTTGAACCAAGCTCCTGGGCCAGCGTGGCTATGAGTACCGGTCACGGCAACGTTGTTCTTGTTATACACGGAGTATCCCGAACCAAGAGCTGCAACACCCTCGAGGATGCCCTTGCGAACGGCCGTGTCACCACTCTGAGTATCTAGCACAAGATAGACGAAGCGATCGCTCGGCTTGCTCACATCCCCGACAATGAAAGCACGGCTGTAGATCCGCTGTCTCAAGCCGGTTCCAACCTGGCTCAGATCAGCGTACCCTGCAAAGCCAATCTCGACGACAGGGCCGGTGATGTCAGCCTTGCCAACACCAAGGAGGTACTTGTCGCCCGCCGCGGCACGCGTCTTGGGTTTGGCATGCCACTCTCCGTCGGCATTGCGTTCAAACTTGAGGGTGGCACCTTGTCGAGTGCCTAGCTGGGAGAGACTGATGGTGACGAGCAGCACGAACGAAATCAAGGCAAAGACGGCGAAGAACGAGCGTCTGGGCATCTCAAGGCCAGCACGAGAGTGACGAGGCATCATGGGCAATCAGTCTATGAACTCAAGCTTCCAAGCTCGAGAACTGCGGGCAAACATGGCGTGTCACCCGCTCTTTTATGGCCTGCCTCGACGAGCTCGTGGCTCATGGACATCGTCTTCCCCTCCATGTTCTTTGGAGCTCCTGTGAGCTAGCCGAGCTTCTGACTAACAAACAGGACGGGTACCTGGCCATCATAATGCCGGTCCTACGGGAAGGGGAAAGTATGCCGATGGTTCGGACGCGATGATTTGCCCGTGTCTCCTGAAGGGCTGCGCAACATTGAATAGCTGGCAGGTGGTATTCCCAACTGAGGAGGCCAGGAGGGGGGGGCATCGATACTCGATTCTCGATGGAAAATCAGGGCAGAGCAGCGAACTAGAGAGACCAGAGAAGGCAAGAGAAGGCCTGAGGGGCCCGGCGAAGGGAGCGAGGCACGCGAGGTAGCAAGCGGTCAACTCTCGCGTCTCTGAGAAAAGTGACGAGCCAGTCTGAGAGATGAGCATTCGCCCTTGCCAGATGCAATCTTGCGTCACATGGCGCCCGGTGATGTCGGTATCTGATTGGATTTGGAGATTGTGGTGTGGTTGCCATCAGGATGCGGGGAGTTGCAATTTGGGGTCAGTTGCTATCGCCATTGGGCAGGCCAGTGCTAGCTTTTTGGAGTTCTGGAGGGCGATGACCGCGAGGGAGGGCGTATTCCCCTCGGCAGGGTGGGCTCCGATTTGATGCTGAGAGGGAGGATGAGAAGCGCGAGCTAGGTTGTCGGGGGTGTTCGCAGATGCTTCGCTCGAACAAGCGCCCAGCTCGTGGCAAACAACAGGACTAAGCACCCGCCTCCAAGACATTTCCCCAGCTTTGTTTGGCACTTTTCAGTGCTTTGGGCTTGGTTGATGAATTCAGCCTCAGGGTATGCTGAAATTGGGATGATGAGGCAGCCTTGATATCGAGAAGAATCAGAAGCGAGGGATGACTTGGCAGTCCAATATTGCTGCAAACCGCGTCATGATATTGTAGATAGACTGATAGACATGGGAGTCAGATATCCATTTGCTATGCGTATTCTTCAAGGGACCGATAACAACTCACATGTCGGGCGGCACTCGAGACCCGTTCCAGCAGGCCATTGCTGTAACCTCCCTCGATAACCTGGCAAAAGGCCCTGTCGCCGTTACCATTCAGGCGATCATGTGCCGGGCGGGACAAGGAAAAGGACGGATGGACGTTGGGTTTGACGGTTCGGATCCGATAAGTCTAGCGACCGTTGCTGCTAGCAGTCTCTAGTGTGTCTAGTGCAGGTCGAAATGTGTGACTGCCCATCTCCCCTCCCTTAGACATCCGTCCCTTGTTGAAAGCGTGAGGTGTGTGGTGGGTGCCAAGGTCCATCCTGTGCAGTGTGCAGTGTGTTGTTGTCGTGTTTAACGTGCCGGTATCTTTGGCCGGGTTGGGGGGGTCCCGGTCTCATGCACCTTTGAAAGGTGGAGACGTACCTAAAGTACCCACGATCACCTGAAGCCCAGGGCCCTTGCCGTGTGCCCAAGGGAGCAAAAAGCGGATTCATTCCCTCGACTGCCGCACCGAGAGACGCCGATAAACTTGCAGCACTTCCATGTACTCGGCCTTCCGAATTACCTTGCTCCAAGGTGTGCGAATGCAGAGAGAGTACTTACTCCATACTGATTCTCCATCCAATTCGGCCCATCTCATCCCTTACCATATGATGCATCTCTCTTCGAGTCCTTGCCCTCACCCCAGCGTCTCCTCTTAAACACTGCCCAGTCCCATCCATAGTCTTTCCATATGGTCCTGAAAAACACCATCAACGTCAGTGTCGTCTTCAAAACACCAGACATCGTATGCTTTCCTTTCAACTTCTCATCAAACCCTCTGGTTATCTCGATGCTCGATGACTTGAGCAGAGCGTAGTAACAACACGTCCTATTGAAAGAGGAAAGTCGCCTGTGCCCTCCATGACGGAGTGACATACCCCTCGTTGCAACCCTCACGGAGACAGCTGACTGGAATGGGGCAAAGCTCCAGGATGTCCTCCATCCCCCCGCTGCAGCTCACCGTCGCCCACGTACAAACTCCAGATAACATATCAGTATTGTATGCAACGAAAAATCGTCGATATTGATTCTACATAATGGCAGGCCCCTTAGCCCGCATATTATAGAGAAAGAGAAAATTTTCCATCGCAACTTTTTGAGCCGACTTGTATATATCCCCAAACCACACCGTCCGTCTCCTTGTTCTGTCCCATTCCGTGACAGTCCGCGCGAGAGTTCAATCTCAGTCAGATGCGACGTCCCGTCTCTGCTCATGCAAAATCCGCTGGTTCCATCCTTTTCCAGCCGTAAGTCTCGTTGCTTCCCTTGCAAAGTAACGCCAGTCCAAGACATACGTCCTCCCCAATAGTGACGCCGAGCCCTTTGCCCTATCCATAGAAAGTACAACAATATAAAGGAAATAAGATGCATCTACTAAGTATGTAAATAAGGGGAGATACCGCCTCTGAATATACCACAACACATACACCTCCCTCAGCACCCATCTTCTTCACACTCGCTCATACTACCGTAGCCCGTGTCGGTCTCCATACCGACAACACTTTTAGTGATGCTGAGGCAGCGGTCCACCATTTTGTGACGGACGTCCTGCTCGAGACCACACTTTTCGCCAGGAGCGCTGCCGATCCAGATACGGAGACTGCCGGCGACGCGCTCAAGAGACGTGCTGAAGTTGTCAGAAGACGACTGTTGTGCGTATAGTTCTTCCATAAGCTTGAAGAGAGCGGTGCATCCAAGGAGAGACATGTTGGCGGTAGCGCTGGGGCGGGCGATCTTCTCGATAATTCCGAATCCCTTTTGTGATGGGGTGGCGGCCAGCTTGGCACGTTGAAGGTGGGCAATAGCCATAGCACAGTCGAGCGCCATCTGGACATCGGGCGATTGGGCGGTAGACGAAGAGTCGATGATGGCGGCAATCTTGCTGAGGGACTTTTGTTCGCTGGTCGGCTTGATGTTCTGGAGCGCGGCGGCAATATTGGCTCCTCGCTTCTCGTCAACAAGCACGGCGCGGGCCACAAGAGCGCGTGCCTGCACACCGGAGCCGATAGGAGATGTCTTGAGGGCGGTGGTCAAGCAGGTTGACACTACCCTCGGGGCATCACCATCATCCTTGCTTGCCTCGAGACTGGTGATCAAGGCACGCTGAATGGTCTGGCTCGACCACCAGGCAGCAACAGCATCCAGTGGGGATCGGACAGCCTGGTCGTCAACAACGGTGTCCATTCCGTCGTTGTGCTCGGTAACTCCCTCGGTAGTCGACAAGTTCCACGCCAGGTTGTAGGCTCGCTGGACAACGCTGTTGTTGAGCACGTCGTCGCATTCTTGCTCGATGAGGGCAGCCAGGTGCTCGGGGAGATCATCATCGACCTGCTCAGAGTTACGGCGCAGCTGCGAAAGAACACGGTTCTGGTTTCTCGCCTCGTTCCAGAGGGAGCGGGCGACCTTCTTGGCAACGATATTGTGAAGTCCCTTGGCACCAAGATCCCAAAGAAGGACACGGACGTGAAGAGCCTTGAGCATCAGTCGGGAAGGGGTATCGGGAAGAGTGCCTGATGCCAGGAGGGTAAGGGTTAGTCGGCTCTTGTTGATCTCAACATCGCCTCCTGCAAGCTGGGCATCCAACGCAATTGACCAAGCCTTGACACGGGCAGCCTCCTGCTCTTCAGTGAGACCGGTGAGCATTTGGTAGCCGTGGACACCGATAGCGTTGCGCATGCTCAACTTCATCGTCTTCATGATTAGAGCGGCAGCTTCGAGGAAGAAGTTGTGCTGAGGAACCCAGACGGTCTGAATTGCAGTCAACCAAGCTTGGCGACGGACGTGAATTGGGGATGCAACGGAACCAGCGGCCTGAAGCGACTCCCGAAGACGTTGCGCCTTCTTGGGCTTCCCCTCAGATGGAACGAAGAGCGAGGGCACAAAGACCCACAAGCAAGTGCCAAGGAAAAACAAAAGTTTCAGATGCGAGATGATCTGGGCAGGAGAGATGTAGTAGCCGCCAATGTGCATGTGAGAAGTCGATCCGAGATAGCTGAGCAGCTGGATGGGCAGGGCGAAGAGACCGCGGCCTTCGGGCGTGTCGTTGCTCTGCTCGTTCTCTCGCACAGCCTCGACAATCATAAGGCCGGCCAGCGAGCCGACCATCAGCTTGCCGAAGTACTGACTGCTGTTGCCCCATCGTCCTTGTTGCTGCatctgttgctgctgctgctgttgctggatCTGTTGTTGTCGCATGACGTTGGGGTTTCCGCGGTAGTTTTGCTGTGGCATGGGGTAAGGTTGGCCGGCCGCCATTTGAGCAGAAATGATACGCTTCATGTCGTCAGGCACAGGAATCATGCCCTGTGCAGACTCGCCACGCGGCGTTCCGATAGGGGTGCTCATGTACTGATCCTGGGGGTACTGCATTGGAGTCGGCGGTTGCTGGAGAGGGCTCATGGCACCATTCATCGCGCCAGCCATGAAAAGCTTCTCAAAGGCGGCGATTCTGTTCTGCATGGCATGGTTTTCGTCGCAGAGACGGTTATTCCTCTTCTCCAAATGGCGAATGTACTCGGTGGCCTTGCTCAAAACCTGCGATTGTCAGTTACTTGTCTTGTCAGAACGCTTCATCCTGACGACTTACTGTAGCCTTGTTGAGCTTGTGGGCTGGCGTCAAGCCGTGAAGTTCCTCGCGATCTTCGGTGGTGTCTTCTCCCCTGGCACTCTTGGACATGATCCTCAGACTAGGAACGCTATCTCGAAGCGCGGCAATCTTGTCGTTGAGATTGGTGCGATACCTCTTCTCAATCATGTTATGGGCCGTCTTCTTGATAGGCTGGCCgtcctcatcctcctcctcatcgtcgtcgaCATCAGCCGAAGACTTGCGCTTCCTGCTGGCCTTGCTGGAGTCGTGGGCATCGGGAGACGACAGTCCTGCTGCCTTGTGATCGCTGGTGGCGGATCCGGGGCTCGGCTCGCTCTTGGGAGATTGATACTGCAGATGGGCGGGCATGGCGATATTTCTGAGCTTTTCCTGTTGGGCGGGAGTCAGGGTACTCAGGGTCTCTTGCGGGAGGGTGTGTGGTTGGCCTCCTCGATGGGATTGCTGGTTGTTGGGGGCGGGAGGGGGAGCGGCATAGAAGCCAGCCTGGGCGAGAGTTGAGTGATCAAGACCGGAGGTGACGGCGGGAGGGCCGTGTTGATGGTGTTGGTTATTCGGAGAGAAATCCCACGAAGCGGCAGTCTGGAAGAGAGGAGTGGCGCCAGCGGCGGTGGTGACGGCAGCGATGTTGTAGGTGTCGTACGGGGGTGTGTCTTGAAAGGACCAATTGTTTGCGTCGTAGTAGACCTGATTGTCGTTGGCGATGCTGGATCCAGTTCGGTCAGATTTGACGTTCTGGCCGTCCGAGTCGTCGAGGAACGACGGGGGCACGCCGAGGTTCGAGTCGTCGAGGCCAAATAAGGCGTTGGGATCCTGGTCCGCCATGTTGCAGAGCGGTCAAAATATGCACTTATGGGCTGATGCTCAATTCATCGAAGTCGGGACGGGCCTGGGATTCTTTGGGTGCGCTCGGCGCTGGGAATGGGGGCCAGGTCCCGGAATCTAGAGCGGGACTCGATGTGAGTGGCCGGCGAGCAGCGACGGGAGCGGTGGACGAGGCCGCAGGGGCCAGAGATTGGTCGTGTCTTTTGGGTGAGGGAGTGAGGTATCGGGAATGCGAGAGCAATTGACGGCAATCAGCGGCGTGGTGCTGAGCGGGAAGAATGTCTGGTCGTACGACTGTCGGCAGAAGGCGATGGACAGATGGGGATGGAGGAGTGGTGTCAGCCGGGAGGCAGAACGGAGAGACCCAGAGGGAAAACAAGCGAGAGGGTCGAAGTCGTATGACGCTGGTCTGGTTTTGCGGCGCCTTATTTTTCCTCTCACGGATGCGACGCAGCGAATTGACGGGACTTGCTGGGGGTGGGCCACTGCTCTCAGGGCCAGACTGCAGGTCGAGCGTCGAGGGAGGGACGAGAAAGAGGGGCGGGGATGTCAAGTTGTGTGTGTCGGGGGACTCTGTGGTTGCTTGATGTTCCTTTCCGATGCATGCACATTCAACGTGCAGTGCAGAGAGATTATTCTGGAGTCGTACTTTTTCTTGGTCTGTACGGATATCCTGACGAAGAATTCGAGATGCTCAATTGCGGTTTGGCAGTGCCAGTCAATGGGTGGAGGGCAGGCAATCGGGAATCGAAATCGAAATCGAAATCGGGTGGGAGGGTCGAAGGAGAGCGAAAGAGGGAAGCAGAGAAGGGGAGAGGGAAGGGAACGGGGGAGCATCGTACGATTATCTAGAAACTACGCCTGATATGAGCCCAGAGACCGCAGGAGCCCAGACCACCACCCGTCCCTGCCCGTCCTTGCCAATGATCCATCTCGTCAGGTACGTATTCGCAccaagtactccgtaccttggTGCTTTCCTCAGTTCCTACAGGCTGCCACCAATCAGCCGTGGATCGTACCTACCCTTAGACTCGACGCAGGAAGGACCAGTCCTAGGCACCTTCTACGACCCGTAGCTCGCCCGCTGTCCGTACCAACTCCTTCCCACATTTGGTTTGACCACCATCAAATATACCTACGTATGTACTGCCACCGCCGACTCGTCCCTGCTTCGCTGCCCTACAGACCCGGGATGCTGCTGCCAACAACTTCCTTCCTGCCAGGTCTGCACCATCTGCTTCATGAGTTGTTAAGGAAAAGTCCTCCCAACTCTCGATACTGACGGCTGCCGGCAATGATCCCGCCGGCTGGCAATTCGGGGAAGGTCCACTCGCACTTTGACAGCAGGTACGTATCCTCACACCTTGTTTAATATGAGACGATACCTTCCTCCCGTCTGTCTGCTCGCCCGCCCACCCTGACTCCCCTTCAGGTACCGACCGACCTTACCTCGGGCATCACTCAATACCTAGGTGCTCATCCAAGCGTGCCAGGCCAGGCCAGGCCAGGGAAGACAGATGAGCAAAGAACTCACACTCGCAAGTCTCACAGTCTCAATCGCAACGATGTGGGACGCCAAAAGTCTGGCAAAGGGCAGTTCTGAGTCTTGGATCAGCGCTGGGAGATGCCGGATGGGCCTGGTCATGGAGCCCCGGGGGACCAGGAACACCGCGCCGGCCACCCTCTCTGACTCTCACAGTGACAAGCGTCTTTCACCCTCCTCTCTCACACAATCTCACTTGCTCGCTTGCTCACTCACCATAGGTACGCATCGCTCATCTTCTAGGCTTCCCCACTCTAGAAACGCCACTTACCGCCAAGCAACACTGCGCCGTGGCACGCGTAGAAACTGGCAAAAAGGCATGACCGGTAAGTCAAGAGTGAGAGAAGTGTGTGAGAGTTCACCCTTCGGATGAGAGGGGGCCACCCGCGAGCCGGGAACGCCTTGGTAGCCCAACGCTTCCACATGCTATCTACGGTTACGGACCGAAACTATCGCTTGATACCGAATCTTGAACTCCTATGGAATTCCAATGCGGACTGCGAGTAGGTAGATACTGCAAGCGCTGCTCACAAATCCGTCCCGTTTCCATGTAAAAGTCTCATTGCTCATCGCTTCTTGCCTGAATCCGTACTCGTAGGGATCTCAAGTTGCTCAGCTCCTCCTCGTCACAAACACCAGCCAGCCAGGGTCACCGCTCATACTCCAGCTCAGCTCGATGGGTGTCCCATGATGACGACGGGCATTTTTCTGCCCTAGCCTTTTTACGTCTCCACACTTTTCATTTGCGATGCCCCCGTTTCTCTTCAGTTGCTATTGATCTTTAAAGTATCCGTACCTCGACCCTCGATGAGCCAAGACTCACCGGCGCTCGCCGTAGCGCTGGGTCGCCGGATCACAAAAACCTGCAAGACACCTGAAGAAAGAAACGGAAAAGAAGACTTCGCCCCCCAGCGGCCCTCACTAGATTGAGACTCGAGAGAGACATCAGCCGTAAGCTAGTAGAGCTCGCTAGTTCCAATATCTCCGGTGCTGAAAGGCTGAAAGCAGCTGTGGCTTTTCCACTATCAATCACCTTGCTCACCGGTGGCGCCTCGGTTTCTGTCTCTCCTCGCTTTTCTCCTTCTCTTGCGCTCTTTCAACTTTCCAGCTGTGTTTCTCGTGTCCGGATATGCCTCTTATCTCCCCCTCGCAAGCGCGCGCGCTCGTCACGGTCGTTTTGGTGCTTCATGCTTCTTTTCCAGACCAGGGCCGTGTCCTCGACTCGTGGACCGTGAGGTGTCTTCGCCCGTCTCTACCAATGTGCGTGTGTGCCTGTCTCTGCTGCTCACGCTCAGTGCCCACACTCAGTCCCCTACCCCGTCCATCACGCACACAACACACCTTGCACACCTCGTCCTTCTGATTCTCATCCAGCGCCTCAGCGAGTGTCTCACAATGGAGCATGGCTGCGACTCGCCCTGCTTGAGCCTGCCACAACATCACCAAGAATGCAGAAAGGCCAAGCATCCCACCCAGGCACCCCGCAAACACGCTTGACGGGTGCTTGAACTTGGCCTCTAACCATCCCTCCGGCCCGTTGGACCTCGTGCTTCAACGTCTTTAGCAACTCCCAAAGACCCAGCAAAACTGCTCAAAGTCTGAACAGTATCTGTCCCCTTCACTGGTGACGTTGGCAGCCATCAGTTAGCTTTTAGTGTGCCTACCATCTGCCTGCCGATCAACGGACGCTCTTTGGCTCCCTCATCTCTCACTGTGACTGAACCAATCGAAGACTACTTATTACCCCTCCCTCATCCGAGACACTAGAGACAATCCCTCAACCCTCCGTCTGGACCATCTGAAACGCCTATTCGTCCTTGACACGCATGGCACGAACCCTGAATTGCATACTGCAGCATTGCAGAATGCGAGCGAAGAAGGAGGGCagaaaataaaaacttaatcATTAAATACCTAGGTGCTATCCGTGGATCGTCTCGTTCCAGAGAGGAGGGCATGACAGATCGTCTTCCCTCTGTCCTGCGCGTACTGACTCTTGTCATAAACTCTGATCATTGAACCGGAACCCCTCATCTTTCCCTTTCTTGCTATGTAAAATGGTATTTTGCGTATGTGCGATAGAAATCCGATGGAAGAAAACTAAGATCCAATTAGGAGACAACGCCAAGAAACGTCTCTCTCTTCCTCAtcctctcctctctctctctgatTCCCCTCTCCTTCATCCCAATTccaaaaagggggaaaagaacATTTCATCATGGCATTACCCTACGGTCGCCCGCCAGGCCCTGCTTTGCATTGTCCACAGTCTATATGGGTATTTTGCCCCCTGTCCGTACTCTCCTTTTCTAACTTCCCGGAAACCTGCCCGACAACCCTCTGTTTACCAGATGTCATCATCACTCCTGACCATCTCCAACGTTGGTGTCTTAGGCTCCAGCTTCTTCATCCTCTTCCGGTCAGCCTTGGTGATGAGGGACGGCGTCATGGGCACGCAGGGCGTGAAAGGCTGGTAAGGCGAGTACGGCACCGCCATGCCAGTAGCCGGCGTGCGTGCTCCCGACGGCGACAAAGGTCCCGTGCGCGTGAACACGGTCTGTTTGGTGGTCTGCGAAGCCAGCGACGGTGAGCTCAGAGCAGGCTCGTACGCGCGCAGAGGCAGGGATCCGCCAGTGCGGACTGCCGAAGGGGCCTTGGACCGGAACCCGGCTCCTGGCAGGGGCGAGGCGGGGAGCTGGAACGAGGATCCCGGCTTCGGAGACGAGGGTAGGGTGGAGCTGAATCGGGCGCCCGGCTTCGGGGATTGCGGGAGCCCGATGAGCGGCGCGGTCGATCGCTCCGAGACGGCGGAGTTGGGGTCCATTTCGGAGGGCGCCGCAGACGGCTTGCGGACATGACCGATGGGGATCTGGCCGCCGATCCGCTCGTCGATGCTCTGGGTGCTCTCCGGGGAGTGGTCAGGGCTGACGGGTGATACCTGGCCGTTGTGCTggtgtactccgtacggcaTCTGCATCTGGCTCATGGGCACCGGGGGAGGCGGGGGCGGTGCGTACTGCCGCGGCGGTATGGCGTTCATCTCTTGCGCCTCCTGTCTCGGGAAAGTTCCCGTCATGGGTGTCATGATGGGTGACGAAATGCTGATACCCCGGACGTTCTTGTCCTTCTTAGGAGAACGCAGCGCCGAGAAGATGGATGAAGCTCTCGACTGCTTCTTCTCTGGCTTCTCCTCTGCCAGGTTCAGGTTGCCTGGCTTGTGCTTTTCCTTCCTCAGGGACGACTTGCTGAAGCTGGCATTCGTCGGCGTCGGT encodes:
- a CDS encoding helix-loop-helix DNA-binding domain-containing protein, with the protein product MADQDPNALFGLDDSNLGVPPSFLDDSDGQNVKSDRTGSSIANDNQVYYDANNWSFQDTPPYDTYNIAAVTTAAGATPLFQTAASWDFSPNNQHHQHGPPAVTSGLDHSTLAQAGFYAAPPPAPNNQQSHRGGQPHTLPQETLSTLTPAQQEKLRNIAMPAHLQYQSPKSEPSPGSATSDHKAAGLSSPDAHDSSKASRKRKSSADVDDDEEEDEDGQPIKKTAHNMIEKRYRTNLNDKIAALRDSVPSLRIMSKSARGEDTTEDREELHGLTPAHKLNKATVLSKATEYIRHLEKRNNRLCDENHAMQNRIAAFEKLFMAGAMNGAMSPLQQPPTPMQYPQDQYMSTPIGTPRGESAQGMIPVPDDMKRIISAQMAAGQPYPMPQQNYRGNPNVMRQQQIQQQQQQQQMQQQGRWGNSSQYFGKLMVGSLAGLMIVEAVRENEQSNDTPEGRGLFALPIQLLSYLGSTSHMHIGGYYISPAQIISHLKLLFFLGTCLWVFVPSLFVPSEGKPKKAQRLRESLQAAGSVASPIHVRRQAWLTAIQTVWVPQHNFFLEAAALIMKTMKLSMRNAIGVHGYQMLTGLTEEQEAARVKAWSIALDAQLAGGDVEINKSRLTLTLLASGTLPDTPSRLMLKALHVRVLLWDLGAKGLHNIVAKKVARSLWNEARNQNRVLSQLRRNSEQVDDDLPEHLAALIEQECDDVLNNSVVQRAYNLAWNLSTTEGVTEHNDGMDTVVDDQAVRSPLDAVAAWWSSQTIQRALITSLEASKDDGDAPRVVSTCLTTALKTSPIGSGVQARALVARAVLVDEKRGANIAAALQNIKPTSEQKSLSKIAAIIDSSSTAQSPDVQMALDCAMAIAHLQRAKLAATPSQKGFGIIEKIARPSATANMSLLGCTALFKLMEELYAQQSSSDNFSTSLERVAGSLRIWIGSAPGEKCGLEQDVRHKMVDRCLSITKSVVGMETDTGYGSMSECEEDGC